Proteins from a single region of Paenibacillus sp. BIHB 4019:
- the sbnA gene encoding 2,3-diaminopropionate biosynthesis protein SbnA has protein sequence MGKDWLSCIGQTPLVQLSKLFANDRGITVHAKLEMLNPNGSAKDRSAARIIAAALEQGRIGPGSVIVESSSGNMAISLAAICSYLGMRFISVVDPRTTQQNIRIMRAYGADIELVEEPDPDTGEFLPARLNRVQQLLADIPGSYWPNQYNNEHNYLSHYEGTMQEIVQALGRVDYVIGGVSTCGTMLGCALYARDHKLDTKIVAVDAAGSVIFGGVSGSRLFPGLGAGIIPPFGQNRFMDYAIKVNDADMVAGCRMLVKQEAILAGPSSGAVIFALQSMMHELPDRSICTVILHDRGERYMDTVYNDDWAEQQFRHEEGERA, from the coding sequence ATGGGAAAAGATTGGCTTTCTTGTATCGGCCAGACGCCGCTCGTCCAGCTATCAAAGCTGTTTGCGAATGATCGCGGCATTACCGTGCATGCCAAGCTGGAAATGCTTAACCCGAATGGCAGCGCGAAGGACCGCTCCGCCGCTCGCATTATTGCTGCGGCCTTGGAGCAGGGCCGCATCGGGCCCGGCTCTGTCATTGTCGAATCCAGCTCGGGCAATATGGCAATCAGCCTCGCCGCGATCTGCTCCTATCTCGGGATGCGGTTTATTAGCGTCGTAGACCCTAGAACGACGCAGCAAAACATCCGCATTATGCGCGCTTATGGCGCCGACATTGAGCTCGTTGAGGAGCCTGACCCGGACACAGGCGAGTTTCTGCCTGCCAGGCTGAACCGCGTTCAGCAGCTGCTTGCCGACATTCCGGGCAGCTATTGGCCGAATCAATACAACAATGAACATAATTATTTGTCTCATTATGAAGGCACCATGCAGGAAATTGTACAGGCGCTGGGCCGCGTCGATTATGTCATTGGCGGCGTCAGCACCTGCGGCACCATGCTCGGGTGCGCGCTGTATGCCCGCGACCATAAGCTGGATACGAAAATTGTGGCGGTCGATGCGGCGGGCAGCGTTATTTTTGGCGGTGTCAGTGGGAGCAGATTGTTTCCGGGCCTCGGAGCCGGCATCATCCCTCCGTTCGGGCAAAACCGATTTATGGACTATGCGATAAAAGTGAACGATGCCGATATGGTTGCTGGCTGCCGGATGCTGGTGAAGCAGGAGGCGATTTTGGCCGGGCCATCGTCCGGCGCCGTTATTTTTGCCCTTCAATCGATGATGCATGAGCTGCCGGATCGCTCTATTTGCACCGTTATTTTGCATGATCGCGGCGAACGCTATATGGATACGGTCTACAATGATGATTGGGCTGAGCAGCAATTCCGCCATGAGGAAGGAGAACGAGCTTGA
- a CDS encoding carbohydrate ABC transporter permease translates to MTHENKLWQWSANLFMMAISIACLLPFALLVISSFTDEQAIISNGYSFFPEQFSLTAYRYLLDQSQELLRAYGITILVTVLGTSVSLIITSMLAYPLSRRDIPLRNPLAFFVFFTMLFNGGLVPTYLIYTQYLDIKNTIWALIIPGLLMNGFNVMLMRTFFITSIPVPILESAYIDGATEFRTFRSIVLPLSLPILATIGLFQTIGYWNDWFNGLVYLTDPKLFSIQNILNRILTDIQFLSNSGLGSNAGQSMAKMPSGTVRMAIAVVGVIPILIAYPFFQKYFVKGITIGAVKG, encoded by the coding sequence ATGACGCATGAAAATAAATTATGGCAGTGGTCAGCCAACCTGTTTATGATGGCCATATCAATTGCCTGCCTGCTGCCCTTCGCCCTGCTGGTAATATCTTCTTTCACCGATGAGCAGGCTATTATCAGCAATGGCTATTCCTTTTTTCCAGAACAATTCAGCTTGACGGCCTACCGTTATTTGCTTGATCAATCGCAGGAGCTGCTGCGGGCTTATGGCATTACAATTCTGGTTACCGTTCTAGGTACATCGGTGAGCTTAATTATTACGTCCATGCTTGCTTATCCGCTGTCGAGAAGAGATATTCCGCTGCGCAACCCACTGGCGTTTTTCGTCTTTTTCACGATGCTGTTCAACGGCGGGCTTGTGCCGACTTACTTAATTTACACCCAATATCTCGATATTAAAAATACGATCTGGGCGCTCATTATTCCGGGCCTCCTGATGAATGGCTTTAACGTTATGCTCATGCGCACGTTTTTCATTACGTCCATTCCTGTCCCGATTTTAGAATCGGCTTACATTGACGGGGCAACTGAATTCAGAACGTTCCGTTCGATCGTGCTGCCGCTGTCGCTGCCGATTTTGGCAACGATTGGATTGTTCCAGACGATTGGCTATTGGAATGACTGGTTCAACGGGCTCGTTTATTTAACAGATCCGAAGCTGTTCAGCATTCAGAACATTTTGAACCGGATACTGACGGATATTCAATTTCTGTCGAACAGCGGCCTTGGCTCCAATGCAGGCCAAAGCATGGCCAAAATGCCAAGCGGCACCGTGCGGATGGCGATTGCAGTAGTCGGCGTGATTCCAATTCTTATCGCGTATCCATTTTTCCAAAAATATTTTGTTAAAGGCATTACAATCGGGGCGGTA
- a CDS encoding LysR family transcriptional regulator, which produces MNLEQLMYVVELSKSKSLSEAATNLHISQSALSQSLTSLEKELGLKLFKRARTGTLPTAEGAAIIKKVHEAAKIIEEIRLEAASNLNSLSGELRLSTMPAQMKTMVKVIAWLKKEHPALRIEVTEDGSLNTLGSVREGMADLGMIAMREDKLPIEGLSFHSLCRGKMVALVGAQSPLASRASISPEELRQYPFVLYKDDHVDQFIHDFTRQHGAVEVLFRTDYDVAIQSALLEGLAVSIGHDYSFRQNANETIRQFAMLEIEDFFQQPVHFGWVRAKNRPNAPVMDYFINRFEHEYTFK; this is translated from the coding sequence ATGAACCTTGAACAGCTAATGTATGTCGTCGAATTGAGCAAATCCAAATCGTTATCCGAAGCAGCGACGAATCTTCATATTTCCCAATCTGCCCTCAGCCAATCCCTCACTAGCCTGGAAAAAGAACTCGGGCTAAAGCTGTTCAAACGTGCCCGAACCGGCACATTGCCTACCGCTGAAGGTGCAGCCATTATAAAAAAAGTGCATGAAGCTGCCAAAATAATCGAGGAAATCCGTCTGGAAGCCGCTAGCAATTTGAACAGCCTGAGCGGCGAGCTTCGCTTGTCCACGATGCCCGCCCAAATGAAGACGATGGTTAAAGTGATCGCCTGGCTGAAAAAAGAGCATCCCGCTCTGCGCATCGAGGTTACGGAGGATGGCTCATTGAATACGCTTGGCAGCGTGCGGGAGGGGATGGCTGATCTCGGGATGATTGCGATGCGGGAAGACAAGCTGCCGATAGAGGGCCTCTCATTCCATTCACTATGCAGGGGAAAAATGGTCGCACTCGTTGGTGCCCAATCTCCGCTTGCCTCCCGGGCTTCCATATCGCCGGAGGAATTGCGGCAATACCCTTTCGTCCTGTACAAGGACGACCATGTCGACCAGTTCATCCATGATTTTACCAGGCAGCACGGGGCTGTGGAGGTGCTGTTTCGAACCGATTACGATGTCGCCATTCAAAGCGCTTTGCTGGAGGGGCTGGCTGTCTCGATCGGCCATGACTATTCCTTCCGGCAAAATGCCAACGAAACGATCCGGCAATTTGCAATGCTGGAAATTGAAGATTTTTTTCAGCAGCCTGTCCACTTTGGCTGGGTCCGGGCGAAAAACCGGCCGAATGCGCCGGTAATGGATTATTTTATCAACCGTTTTGAGCATGAGTATACGTTCAAGTAG
- a CDS encoding ABC transporter substrate-binding protein, whose product MISLVLVLGLVLSACGGGGSGSNGEAGTGTTGGNSSGGKTEAATELTVAYITFGNTPTDLQAVQDELSKLTKEKINATVKLLPIGIGAWNQQMNLMLTSNEKLDLIVTGSSPTLGYAPQVAKGQLLPLDDLLEQYGQGIKTAVGEEFVKASSIGGKIYAVPSIRDLALNYGVLIRKDLADKYGIDAAKINSIDALEDMMKIMKEKEPNMAVIAPGTAGASIAEYLYKLDKLGDGYGVLLNNGQDDLKVVNYYETQEYADLLKRIRGWYQAGYILKDAATNKESIADLIKAGRTAAYVANLKPGIEMQESRLVGTTIAKGEITEPVAKTETVTNIMWGIPRNATNPEASMKFLNLMYSDKDVINLIDWGIEGKHYVKTDQENVIKYADGVDANNSGYNPNTGWLFGNQFMSYTFEGDNPDIWKETDEFNKNATKSKALGFTFDSASVKTEYASVTNVLNQYRLGLETGTLDPDKTLPEFISKLKAAGIEKIVAEKQKQLDAWAAAK is encoded by the coding sequence ATGATCAGCTTGGTCCTCGTGCTGGGCTTGGTGCTGAGCGCATGCGGCGGCGGCGGCTCGGGAAGCAATGGAGAGGCGGGCACAGGCACAACCGGCGGCAACAGCTCCGGCGGCAAGACAGAAGCGGCGACTGAACTAACCGTTGCGTACATTACGTTTGGCAACACGCCTACGGACCTGCAGGCGGTACAAGACGAGCTGAGCAAGCTGACTAAAGAGAAAATTAATGCGACTGTGAAGCTGCTGCCAATCGGCATCGGTGCATGGAATCAGCAAATGAACCTGATGCTGACAAGCAACGAGAAGCTGGACCTGATCGTTACCGGCAGCAGCCCAACGCTTGGTTATGCCCCGCAAGTGGCGAAAGGCCAATTGCTGCCTCTGGATGACCTGCTTGAGCAATATGGACAAGGGATCAAAACAGCCGTTGGAGAAGAGTTTGTTAAAGCGAGCAGCATTGGAGGCAAAATCTACGCTGTGCCTTCGATCCGCGATCTCGCGCTCAACTATGGCGTATTGATCCGTAAGGATTTGGCAGACAAATACGGCATCGATGCTGCAAAAATCAACTCCATTGATGCATTGGAAGACATGATGAAGATTATGAAAGAGAAAGAACCGAACATGGCTGTAATCGCTCCGGGTACGGCAGGGGCATCCATTGCAGAGTATTTGTACAAGCTGGATAAATTGGGCGACGGTTATGGCGTGCTGCTTAATAATGGACAGGATGACCTGAAGGTCGTCAACTATTATGAGACACAAGAATATGCCGATTTGCTAAAACGCATTCGCGGCTGGTACCAAGCCGGGTATATTTTAAAGGATGCGGCAACGAATAAAGAAAGCATCGCCGATCTGATTAAAGCTGGCCGTACCGCTGCTTATGTAGCGAACTTGAAGCCGGGCATTGAAATGCAGGAGTCGCGCCTCGTCGGCACGACAATTGCTAAAGGCGAAATTACAGAGCCTGTAGCCAAAACAGAAACGGTAACGAATATTATGTGGGGAATTCCGCGCAACGCGACGAACCCAGAGGCATCCATGAAATTCCTAAATCTGATGTATAGCGACAAAGATGTAATTAACCTGATTGACTGGGGTATTGAAGGCAAGCATTATGTCAAAACAGACCAAGAAAACGTCATTAAATACGCTGACGGTGTAGATGCCAACAACAGCGGCTACAATCCGAATACAGGCTGGTTGTTTGGCAACCAGTTTATGTCCTACACTTTTGAAGGCGACAACCCGGATATTTGGAAAGAAACAGATGAGTTCAACAAAAATGCTACAAAATCCAAAGCGCTGGGCTTCACCTTTGATTCCGCATCGGTTAAAACCGAATATGCTTCGGTAACGAATGTTCTGAATCAATACCGATTGGGTCTGGAAACAGGTACGCTTGATCCGGACAAAACACTGCCAGAATTTATCTCCAAGCTGAAAGCAGCAGGAATCGAAAAAATCGTAGCCGAAAAACAGAAGCAGCTTGATGCATGGGCGGCAGCGAAATAA
- a CDS encoding YheC/YheD family protein, which produces MTRNRKIAKGLRARSHSGKGSKSVRTKGRIIGDKWSKTIAMRKDLTLKKHIPRTKLATKDGLRSMLAQYGMVYVKPTRGSQGRGVMKMEKRKAKPKYSYQLGLKKSTFTTYTAAYRAIHKDMKGKRYLVQKGIRLLKHKSRPFDIRLMVQRAPQGGWEATGTVGRAAHPRKIVTNGSQGGTIYSTVHLLKKYAGPARRKRLLKQMDRLALRTAKLLRRTSPGIKELGLDFAIDGKLKPWILEVNTVPDPCPFSLLADQTMLRRIVRYGKAYGKTYSLKCKKAKRGK; this is translated from the coding sequence GTGACGAGGAACAGAAAGATAGCGAAGGGTTTGCGAGCAAGGAGCCATAGCGGCAAGGGAAGCAAAAGTGTACGTACCAAAGGCCGGATTATTGGGGACAAGTGGAGCAAAACGATTGCGATGCGGAAGGATCTAACGCTGAAGAAGCACATCCCGCGGACGAAGCTGGCGACTAAGGACGGCCTTCGCAGCATGCTCGCGCAATATGGAATGGTGTATGTAAAGCCGACTAGAGGCTCGCAGGGGCGCGGCGTCATGAAGATGGAGAAGCGCAAAGCGAAACCGAAATACTCGTATCAATTAGGCTTGAAAAAATCGACCTTTACCACATACACGGCAGCTTACCGTGCGATTCACAAGGATATGAAGGGGAAGCGTTATTTGGTGCAGAAGGGCATTCGCCTGCTTAAGCATAAAAGCCGTCCCTTCGATATTCGGCTTATGGTGCAGCGCGCTCCGCAAGGTGGCTGGGAGGCGACGGGAACGGTCGGCAGAGCCGCGCATCCGCGCAAAATCGTCACAAACGGCAGCCAGGGCGGCACGATCTATTCAACTGTACATTTGCTGAAAAAATATGCGGGTCCCGCAAGGCGGAAGCGGCTGCTGAAGCAGATGGACCGGCTCGCCCTGCGAACCGCGAAGCTGCTGCGCCGCACATCTCCCGGCATTAAGGAGCTCGGGCTCGATTTTGCAATTGACGGCAAGCTGAAGCCGTGGATTCTTGAGGTGAATACGGTGCCTGATCCATGCCCGTTTTCGCTGCTCGCGGATCAGACGATGCTGCGGCGTATCGTCCGGTATGGCAAAGCATACGGCAAAACGTATAGCCTGAAATGTAAAAAGGCGAAGCGCGGAAAATAA
- a CDS encoding response regulator, with translation MYSVLIVDDEVHAVKAIESAIDWDKLQVSEVYTAYNIRQAKEIFEQQAIDLMLCDIEMPQGSGLELLEWVREKYPKTESVFLTCHADFEFAKQAMKLGSLDYILKPIPYAELEKVIVKATDKINKDSELAQFSEYGQYWFKQQPIMTERFWLDILNQTIPAYETSIKEAATERYLPYMEHLRHLPILISVQRWRKKLSVRDEKIMEIALRNAAEETILNHGASGHLVQWEKDKLIALLPMEINDEPELAALRDACSLFISACNAYFYCDLSCYIGEPVPSYQLSAMARRLANLDQNNVALSNIVLHTSGRSSLTPEMKLPDLSLWAVLLKEGSKDKLLAAIDAHLKECIRLGTLDAKRLHTFHQDFLQMMYYMLQLKGIQAHQLFGDDESIELSGRASRSVTDMYAWIDHIVTKAADYAKSVEETQTVVERVIAYIKLNQNKEITREELANHVFLNPDYLTRIFKKKTGLSISDYLLNERLLVAKELLMQTDMPVSAIAVHVGYANFSHFSRMFKKYAGVNPLEFRQNYELEQQGR, from the coding sequence ATGTATTCGGTACTCATAGTCGATGATGAAGTGCATGCGGTCAAGGCAATTGAATCGGCCATCGATTGGGACAAGCTTCAAGTGAGCGAAGTGTATACCGCCTATAATATCCGCCAAGCGAAGGAAATATTCGAGCAGCAGGCCATCGATCTGATGCTGTGCGATATTGAAATGCCGCAGGGCAGCGGATTGGAGCTGCTGGAGTGGGTGCGGGAGAAATACCCGAAGACGGAGTCGGTGTTTCTGACCTGCCACGCTGATTTTGAATTTGCGAAGCAGGCGATGAAGCTCGGCAGCCTGGATTATATTCTCAAGCCGATTCCCTACGCGGAGCTGGAGAAGGTTATTGTCAAAGCGACCGACAAAATCAACAAGGACAGCGAGCTCGCCCAATTCAGCGAATACGGGCAATATTGGTTTAAGCAGCAGCCGATTATGACGGAGCGGTTTTGGCTGGACATTTTGAACCAGACGATTCCAGCGTATGAAACCTCGATTAAAGAGGCGGCTACCGAGCGTTATCTGCCCTATATGGAGCATTTGCGGCATCTGCCAATTCTGATCTCGGTTCAGCGCTGGCGCAAAAAGCTGTCGGTACGCGATGAAAAAATTATGGAAATCGCCCTGCGCAATGCGGCGGAGGAGACGATTTTGAACCATGGCGCAAGCGGGCATTTGGTGCAATGGGAAAAAGACAAGCTCATCGCGCTGCTGCCGATGGAGATCAATGATGAGCCGGAGCTCGCCGCCTTGCGAGATGCCTGCTCCTTGTTTATTTCCGCTTGCAATGCCTACTTCTATTGCGATCTTTCCTGTTACATTGGCGAGCCTGTGCCTAGCTACCAGCTGTCGGCGATGGCTAGGCGGCTTGCAAATCTCGATCAGAACAATGTTGCGCTTAGCAATATCGTTTTGCATACTAGCGGCAGATCAAGCCTGACGCCCGAGATGAAGCTGCCCGATTTAAGCCTGTGGGCTGTACTGCTGAAGGAAGGCTCCAAGGACAAGCTGCTCGCGGCAATAGACGCTCATCTTAAGGAATGCATTCGGCTGGGAACGCTTGATGCAAAGCGGCTGCACACGTTCCATCAGGATTTTCTGCAAATGATGTATTATATGCTCCAGTTGAAGGGCATTCAGGCCCATCAATTGTTTGGCGATGACGAGTCGATTGAGCTGTCGGGCCGGGCGAGCCGTTCGGTGACGGACATGTATGCCTGGATCGACCATATTGTGACCAAAGCGGCGGATTATGCGAAGTCTGTTGAAGAGACTCAGACGGTAGTCGAGCGGGTCATTGCTTATATTAAGCTGAATCAGAACAAGGAAATTACGCGCGAGGAGCTGGCGAATCATGTGTTTTTGAACCCGGACTACTTAACGCGCATTTTCAAAAAGAAAACAGGCTTGTCCATTTCCGATTATTTGCTCAATGAACGACTGCTTGTAGCAAAGGAGCTGCTGATGCAGACGGATATGCCGGTCAGCGCGATAGCCGTTCACGTAGGCTATGCGAACTTCTCGCATTTTTCAAGGATGTTTAAGAAGTACGCAGGCGTCAATCCGCTGGAATTCAGGCAAAACTATGAGCTCGAGCAGCAGGGCCGTTGA
- a CDS encoding 2,3-butanediol dehydrogenase — protein sequence MKAAVIYGAKDVRIENVNEPAAAAGQVKIKVEWAGICGSDLHAYHHGFGVSAEPHPVTGRGLPLVLGHEFAGVVTELGEGVTHLAVGDRVAVEPIVYAEDDYYVQRGKYNLASPFAFLGLQDDGGFAQYAVANASKAHKLPDNVTLEEGALMEPTAVTVHAVKESQLKIGDSVVVYGAGPIGLLTIMAAKAAGAASIMAVDISPERLSKALEVGATSVVNSLEADATAEILAQHVNGVDVAFEAAGAQATFTSALEVIKKGGQLLIIAGYASPVTLDVNSILVKEISIKTSLAYHHIFPEVIAMVSSGRLDVKKVITKKIKLDNLVEEGLELLIKDKAQAKILIHTQS from the coding sequence ATGAAAGCTGCTGTTATTTATGGAGCTAAAGATGTCCGTATCGAAAATGTGAACGAGCCTGCAGCTGCGGCAGGCCAAGTGAAAATAAAGGTGGAATGGGCCGGGATTTGCGGAAGCGACCTGCATGCCTACCATCATGGGTTTGGCGTATCGGCCGAGCCTCATCCCGTTACAGGCCGCGGCCTTCCGCTTGTGCTAGGCCATGAGTTTGCGGGCGTTGTGACCGAGCTTGGCGAAGGAGTAACCCATCTGGCTGTTGGGGACCGCGTAGCTGTAGAGCCGATCGTGTATGCCGAAGATGACTATTACGTACAGCGAGGCAAATACAATCTGGCTAGTCCGTTTGCTTTCCTTGGCTTGCAGGACGACGGCGGATTTGCTCAATATGCAGTCGCAAATGCCAGCAAAGCTCATAAGCTTCCGGATAATGTAACACTTGAGGAAGGGGCATTGATGGAGCCAACTGCCGTCACCGTTCATGCCGTTAAGGAAAGCCAGTTGAAGATCGGTGATTCGGTCGTCGTTTACGGGGCAGGCCCAATTGGGCTGTTAACGATTATGGCAGCAAAGGCGGCTGGAGCTGCGAGCATTATGGCTGTAGATATTTCGCCGGAACGTTTAAGCAAAGCGCTTGAAGTTGGCGCAACCTCGGTTGTGAACAGCTTGGAAGCAGATGCAACTGCAGAAATTTTGGCCCAGCATGTGAACGGCGTCGATGTGGCCTTTGAAGCAGCAGGCGCTCAGGCGACATTCACAAGTGCCCTTGAGGTCATCAAAAAAGGCGGGCAGCTGCTCATTATTGCTGGTTATGCCAGTCCGGTTACTTTGGATGTGAACAGCATCTTGGTGAAGGAGATATCGATTAAAACGTCATTGGCCTACCATCATATATTCCCAGAGGTCATCGCGATGGTTTCCTCGGGCCGCCTTGATGTGAAGAAGGTCATTACGAAAAAAATCAAGCTGGACAACCTCGTTGAGGAAGGTCTGGAGCTGCTCATCAAAGACAAAGCGCAGGCTAAAATTTTGATTCATACCCAATCCTGA
- a CDS encoding ABC transporter permease subunit: protein MMLPGLAYLIVNNYAPMFGLIIAFKNINFAQGIWGSEWIGLQNFEYLFKTTDAYIITRNTILYNGGFIILNLVIAVGIAILLNEIRSKIMARFYQSVVLLPFLISMVIVSYLVYAVLSIETGFMNKTVLPFLGLDSISWYSEAQYWPYILTIVHVWKSVGFYCVVYLAAIIGIDQEYYEAATLDGASKWQQIKSITLPLISPVITMMTLLAIGRIFYSDFGLFYQVPMDAGALSDTTNVIDTYVYRGLMQLGDIGMSSAAGLYQSLVGFILVLLANYIVRKINKDNALF, encoded by the coding sequence ATGATGCTTCCGGGGCTGGCGTATTTGATCGTTAACAATTATGCACCGATGTTCGGCCTTATTATCGCCTTCAAAAACATCAATTTTGCACAAGGGATTTGGGGCAGCGAATGGATCGGGCTGCAAAACTTCGAATATTTGTTCAAAACGACAGATGCCTACATCATTACGCGGAACACGATTTTGTATAATGGCGGCTTTATCATTTTGAATCTGGTCATTGCGGTAGGAATAGCGATATTGCTCAATGAGATTCGCAGTAAAATTATGGCCCGCTTTTATCAAAGCGTCGTGCTGCTGCCCTTTCTCATATCCATGGTCATTGTCAGCTATTTGGTTTATGCGGTGCTTAGCATTGAAACGGGCTTTATGAACAAGACGGTGCTGCCGTTTCTCGGTCTAGATTCGATTTCCTGGTACAGCGAGGCGCAATACTGGCCTTATATTTTAACCATTGTGCATGTGTGGAAAAGCGTTGGCTTCTACTGCGTCGTTTATTTGGCAGCGATTATTGGAATCGATCAGGAATATTATGAAGCGGCAACGCTCGATGGCGCATCCAAATGGCAGCAAATTAAATCGATTACGCTGCCGCTCATTTCGCCAGTTATTACAATGATGACGCTGCTTGCAATCGGCCGGATTTTCTACTCCGACTTCGGCTTGTTTTATCAAGTTCCGATGGACGCAGGCGCGCTCAGCGATACGACAAACGTTATCGACACTTATGTATATCGCGGCTTGATGCAGCTCGGCGATATCGGGATGTCCTCTGCGGCAGGCTTGTATCAATCGTTGGTCGGATTCATTCTGGTTCTGCTAGCCAACTACATTGTACGCAAAATCAACAAAGACAACGCATTATTCTAA
- a CDS encoding 2,3-diaminopropionate biosynthesis protein SbnB translates to MIYLGEKHIRAAGLHWQELVDRIEDAVHVMDSGDYAQPVKPYLRYGGHAANRIIAMPAYVGGSMHTAGIKWIASFPGNLQAGLPRAHSLLVLNDADTGMPYAIVHASLPSAARTAAVSAVLLRHYLRARSAQQPSKPQRITLGIIGFGPVGQLHYDMCGQLFGETIDEAYVYDIRGVELDDINLAAAAAADVVSTAGTDTADTGKNVGLRGRTKVAGSWQELYSRCNVIITCTVSDRRYIDLPPLPGSLLLDVSLRDYTAAALSSVNAIIVDDWDEVCRENTDIELLHKARGLAKEGTRSLADVVCRSALAGFDPAEPVLFCPMGMAVFDIATANYWVQKARELGIGLEIEA, encoded by the coding sequence TTGATTTACCTTGGGGAAAAACATATCCGTGCCGCTGGACTCCATTGGCAGGAGCTGGTGGATCGCATTGAAGATGCGGTGCATGTGATGGATAGCGGCGATTATGCCCAGCCGGTAAAGCCTTATTTGCGATACGGCGGCCATGCGGCAAACCGAATCATTGCCATGCCCGCCTATGTAGGCGGCAGCATGCACACAGCCGGCATAAAGTGGATTGCCAGCTTCCCTGGCAACCTGCAGGCCGGACTGCCCAGAGCGCATAGCCTGCTGGTGCTGAATGATGCAGACACGGGCATGCCGTATGCGATTGTCCATGCATCCCTGCCGAGCGCAGCACGGACAGCTGCCGTTAGCGCTGTGCTGCTTCGCCATTATTTGCGTGCGCGCAGCGCTCAGCAGCCAAGCAAGCCGCAGCGCATAACGCTCGGCATTATCGGCTTCGGCCCAGTCGGCCAGCTGCATTACGACATGTGCGGGCAGCTGTTCGGCGAAACAATCGATGAAGCTTACGTTTATGACATTCGCGGAGTCGAGCTGGATGATATCAACCTCGCCGCAGCTGCTGCTGCCGATGTTGTCAGCACTGCTGGTACCGATACAGCCGACACTGGCAAAAATGTCGGACTACGTGGACGAACGAAGGTGGCAGGCAGCTGGCAAGAGCTATACAGCCGCTGCAACGTCATTATTACTTGTACGGTAAGCGACAGGCGCTACATCGATCTTCCGCCCCTTCCAGGCAGCCTGCTGCTGGACGTTTCGCTGCGCGACTACACCGCAGCAGCCTTGAGCAGCGTAAACGCCATCATCGTCGATGATTGGGATGAGGTATGCCGGGAAAACACCGACATTGAGCTGCTGCATAAGGCGCGGGGGCTCGCGAAAGAAGGTACCCGCTCGCTCGCCGATGTCGTATGCCGCAGCGCGCTTGCTGGATTCGACCCGGCTGAGCCCGTTCTATTTTGCCCGATGGGAATGGCCGTCTTTGATATTGCAACAGCGAACTATTGGGTGCAAAAAGCTCGGGAGCTCGGCATTGGACTGGAAATCGAAGCATAG